Proteins from one Impatiens glandulifera chromosome 2, dImpGla2.1, whole genome shotgun sequence genomic window:
- the LOC124924910 gene encoding nonsense-mediated mRNA decay factor SMG9-like: MAGTGVSGSSSSYNAAAAPKILLAKPTLANAGKFMRGGGSEEESSSSSSASLRSRLHSVGSLNLLSDSWDFQIDRFLPFLTDNTDFTVVGVIGAAGVGKSTIMNELYGFDGTSPGMLPPFQLQTDEIRAIAKHCSTGIEPRVSAERIILLDTQPVFSPSLLSEIIRPDGSSTISVLSGEVLSAELAHELMNIQLGVLLASICHIVLVVSDSVHDLNMWHLMLTVDLLKHGIPDPSSPTLTHSNLGAEKENKDKLHDAGEEYIASPIFVHTRLHGEDLTLHNIRKMKKALAKCFSSSSFNIDKNQMTSRSSQSPSTCPNAQSKNEDIPKLFLIPLKNKDDSTIALHDSFVLILQKLRDQVLSSMDSSLFGRTVSERDWLRNSAKIWELVKNSPIIAEYARGLQNSGMFKR, translated from the exons ATGGCGGGCACGGGGGTTAgcggttcttcttcttcatacaACGCCGCTGCAGCGCCAAAAATCCTATTAGCTAAGCCGACACTTGCTAATGCCGGTAAATTCATGCGAGGCGGCGGCTCCGAAGAGGAGTCGTCATCATCGTCATCAGCTTCCCTTCGTTCTCGCCTTCATTCCGTCGGTTCTCTTAACCTTCTTTCTGATTCTTGGGACTTTCAGATCGACCGATTCCTTCCG TTTCTGACGGACAATACGGATTTTACTGTGGTTGGTGTTATCGGGGCAGCTGGTGTAGGAAAATCGACGATAATGAACGAGCTTTATGGTTTTGATGGCACTTCTCCTG GAATGTTGCCTCCTTTCCAATTGCAGACTGATGAAATAAGAGCTATAGCTAAGCATTGCAGCACTGGCATCGAACCAAGAGTTTCTGCCGAACGTATTATCCTTCTTGATACACAG CCCGTCTTCAGTCCTTCCTTGTTATCTGAGATAATTAGACCTGATGGGTCATCAACTATCTCAGTTTTGAGTGGCGAGGTTCTGTCTGCTGAATTGGCCCATGAGTTGATGAATATACAG CTGGGTGTTCTCTTGGCATCTATTTGTCACATAGTATTGGTGGTCTCAGATAGTGTTCATGATTTGAACATGTGGCATCTAATGTTGACG GTGGACCTGTTGAAACATGGGATACCTGACCCATCTTCTCCAACTCTTACTCATTCAAATTTGGGTGCTGAAAAGGAGAACAAAGATAAGCTTCATGATGCTGGTGAAGAGTATATTGCATCACCTATATTCGTGCATACAAG ATTACATGGTGAAGATCTCACTCTGCACAACATCAGGAAGATGAAGAAAGCACTTGCAAAGTGCTTCAGCTCTTCATCTTTCAACATCGATAAAAATCAAATGACATCCAGAAGTTCTCAGTCTCCTTCTACCTGTCCCAATGCTCAAAGCAAGAATGAAGATATACCAAAACTATTTCTAATACCGCTAAAGAATAAGGATGATTCGACAATAGCTTTGCATGATAGCTTTGTATTGATATTGCAAAAACTAAGAGATCAG GTCTTATCATCCATGGATAGCTCATTATTTGGTAGGACAGTCTCTGAACGTGATTGGTTGAGGAACTCAGCAAAGATTTGGGAACTAGTTAAGAACTCTCCTATTATCGCAGAGTATGCTAGAGGACTTCAAAACTCGGGCATGTTCAAGAGATAG
- the LOC124924908 gene encoding D-xylose-proton symporter-like 2 produces the protein MALHSSDLDEPVLSSFGNISGEIDGGQLQEPLIVNGHQHSENYSVISAILPFLFPALGGLTYGYDIGATSCATISIESSTLSGVSWYDLNAVQIGLITSGSLFGALIGSMVAFVVADFLGRRRELVLASILYFIGALVTGLAPNFVIMVIGRFIFGIGIGLAMHAAPMYIAETAPSKIRGQLISLKECFIVIGMLIGYTLGSFLVNIVGGWRYIYVASTPFVLIMGVGMWWLPASPRWILLCAIQGKGSMPELREKAIFCLCRLRGESIGDSAPAQVDEILTELSYTGGEKEITLAEMFHGKCLKALIIGCGLVLFQQITGQPSVLYYAASIFQSAGFSATSDATRVSILLALLKLVMTGVAVLVIDKLGRRPLLLGGVSVMTITLILLGSYYTFLDGKPAIAVVALLLYVGCYQLSFGPIGWLMISEIFPLRLRGRGLSIAVLVNFGSNAVVTFAFSPLKALLGAGILFYGFAVIAAISVVFIYFMIPETKGLTLEEIEAKIL, from the exons ATGGCGTTACACTCATCTGATCTTGATGAGCCAGTTCTTTCCTCATTTGGGAAT ATTTCGGGTGAGATTGATGGCGGCCAACTCCAAGAACCCCTTATTGTTAATGGTCATCAGCATTCAGAAAACTATTCTGTTATTTCTGCAATTCTGCC ATTTCTCTTCCCAGCATTAGGTGGATTAACCTATGGTTATGATATTGGTGCAACTTCTTGTGCTACAATATCTATAGAG TCATCTACACTTAGTGGTGTTTCTTGGTATGATCTCAATGCAGTGCAAATTGGTCTAATA ACTAGTGGGTCACTCTTTGGAGCTTTGATTGGTTCTATGGTGGCTTTCGTTGTTGCTGACTTTCTGG GAAGGAGGAGAGAGTTGGTTTTGGCTtccatattatattttattggtGCTCTAGTAACTGGTTTGGCGCCAAACTTTGTGATTATGGTGATTGGGCGCTTCATTTTTGGTATAGGAATTGGACTG GCAATGCATGCTGCTCCCATGTATATTGCTGAGACAGCTCCAAGTAAGATTCGAGGCCAACTTATCTCTTTGAAAGAATGCTTCATAGTTATAGGGATGCTT ATAGGTTACACCCTGGGTAGCTTTTTAGTTAACATAGTGGGTGGGTGGCGCTACATTTATGTAGCTAGTACTCCCTTTGTATTGATTATGGGGGTAGGAATGTGGTGGTTGCCAGCATCCCCAAGATGGATACTTCTATGTGCTATACAGGGAAAGGGAAGTATGCCGGAACTAAGAGAGAAAGCCATATTCTGCTTATGTAGACTACGGGGTGAATCTATTGGCGACTCAGCTCCAGCACAAGTAGATGAAATTCTGACTGAGCTTTCCTATACTGGTGGAGAGAAAGAGATCACCTTAGCTGAGATGTTCCATGGAAAATGTTTGAAAGCTCTAATTATCGGTTGTGGGTTAGTCTTGTTTCAGCAG ATTACTGGGCAGCCCAGTGTACTGTATTATGCTGCATCCATCTTTCAG AGTGCAGGTTTTTCTGCGACATCTGATGCAACAAGGGTCTCAATTCTTCTTGCTTTGCTGAAG TTGGTCATGACTGGAGTAGCAGTTTTGGTTATTGATAAACTTGGAAGAAGGCCTCTACTACTTGGAGGTGTTTCTGTCATG ACAATAACATTGATCCTCCTTGGGTCATATTACACTTTCCTGGATGGTAAACCAGCTATAGCAGTAGTAGCACTCCTACTATATGTAGGCTGTTATCAG CTATCGTTTGGCCCAATTGGTTGGCTGATGATTTCTGAGATTTTTCCATTGCGACTAAGAGGACGTGGGTTAAGCATAGCTGTGCTTGTGAATTTTGGATCTAATGCAGTTGTAACATTTGCCTTTTCTCCTTTGAAG GCCTTGCTCGGGGCTGGAATCTTATTCTATGGGTTTGCTGTAATAGCTGCAATTTCTGtcgtttttatatatttcatgataCCAGAGACTAAAGGGCTTACTCTGGAGGAGATAGAAGCTAAAATCCTTTAG